From the Marinomonas sp. THO17 genome, one window contains:
- a CDS encoding AraC family transcriptional regulator, whose product MSRDRQTLTTPNHYIGRLYHLARAKGLDADALFKQADLSPSVIDDLHAEIEVEKLAGIVEGIWNLLQDEAMGLARSPLPAGAFFMMGRATVHEATLGKALQLACRFYTMVSDAYQMTLIEKGKSAVLEFEFADVELDPTHLFADITLLAWHSYASWLIQQRIPLMAVHFPYAEPQCHDYAKLYPCKRLFNQKALRLVFGRDFLDRQNTQSLDALKSYMKRCPIELFLKQPVDISIASDVRALLNRAFADGFPDIDEVAKSLYMSRRTLIRRLEKEGTSFQEIKDRMRQDRASYWLLQEAIPIAMVSEKVGFSDAAVFARAFRRWTGLSPTQYRAQQDRD is encoded by the coding sequence CTATATAGGTCGTTTGTATCATTTAGCACGAGCAAAAGGCTTGGATGCAGATGCGCTTTTTAAACAGGCTGATTTGTCGCCAAGTGTGATTGATGATCTACATGCTGAGATAGAGGTTGAAAAGTTAGCGGGTATTGTGGAAGGTATTTGGAATTTGTTGCAAGACGAAGCCATGGGGCTGGCTCGTTCACCCTTGCCAGCGGGAGCTTTTTTTATGATGGGTCGAGCTACAGTGCATGAAGCAACATTGGGTAAGGCTCTTCAGCTTGCTTGTCGTTTCTACACTATGGTGTCCGATGCATACCAAATGACCTTAATAGAAAAAGGTAAAAGCGCTGTCTTGGAATTTGAATTTGCCGATGTAGAGTTGGATCCAACTCACTTATTTGCCGATATCACCTTATTGGCTTGGCACAGTTACGCATCTTGGTTGATTCAACAGCGTATCCCCTTAATGGCGGTGCATTTTCCCTATGCTGAACCTCAATGTCATGATTACGCAAAACTCTACCCTTGTAAGCGTCTCTTTAACCAAAAGGCGTTAAGGTTGGTCTTTGGTCGAGATTTTCTGGACCGACAAAATACCCAAAGCTTGGATGCATTAAAATCCTACATGAAGCGTTGTCCTATCGAGCTCTTTCTAAAACAGCCTGTAGACATCAGTATAGCGAGTGATGTACGTGCATTATTGAACCGTGCTTTTGCTGACGGTTTCCCTGATATTGATGAGGTGGCGAAAAGTTTATACATGTCGCGTCGAACATTGATTCGTAGGTTAGAAAAAGAAGGTACGTCTTTTCAAGAAATTAAAGATCGAATGCGTCAAGATCGCGCCAGTTATTGGTTGCTGCAAGAGGCTATTCCCATTGCAATGGTGTCGGAGAAGGTGGGTTTCTCGGATGCGGCGGTGTTTGCTCGCGCTTTTCGACGTTGGACGGGATTGAGTCCAACTCAGTATAGAGCTCAGCAAGATCGCGATTAA